Proteins from a genomic interval of Gammaproteobacteria bacterium:
- the ggt gene encoding gamma-glutamyltransferase, protein MRRVMFIILSFTFVLASRPARAETTPIIDMEWPFQPVVGQHGMVVSEDALASRIGAEILAKGGNAVDAAVAVGFALAVTLPKAGNLGGGGFMMIYLHKSKKATAIDYRETAASAAHAKMFWQGSGIDKFAIRYSGKATAVPGTVAGLLLAHEKYGRLSRQEVMAPAIRLAKSGFKVSFALEDSLRKAKKRLMRCEVSRKIFFHDNGKPYSAGEIMKRPDLAWTLTEIQRYGRAGFYEGAVADKFVASIRAHDGLITKEDLKRYRAVERTPLGADFGAFRVLTMPPPSSGGVHLLQMLKVLSHFPLKALGPNRASTYQIMIEAMRVAYADRSRYLGDPDFVQVPVSKLISDDYAERIAKHIERGKAKKSEDIRPGQWLSHESHETTHFSVIDRDGNMVANTYTLNFSFGSGHTAEGTGILLNNEMDDFAARPGIPNAYGLIGNEANAIAPGKRPLSSMTPTLVLKNNRPWLATGSPGGSTIITTVLQVLLNTMVHNMNIASAVAWPRIHHQWLPDKVFVEPTISQDTVEKLRTMGYDVVRRKSLGGAQSIMFDGQYFYGAPDPRKPGSAAISVDLVR, encoded by the coding sequence ATGCGCAGAGTGATGTTCATTATCCTAAGTTTTACTTTTGTGCTGGCAAGTCGTCCTGCGCGAGCCGAGACAACCCCCATTATCGATATGGAGTGGCCATTTCAACCTGTGGTTGGGCAACATGGCATGGTGGTTTCTGAAGATGCCTTGGCATCACGCATTGGCGCGGAAATTCTGGCAAAAGGTGGTAATGCCGTCGATGCCGCCGTAGCCGTTGGTTTTGCGCTGGCGGTGACCTTGCCTAAGGCCGGAAATCTGGGTGGTGGGGGCTTTATGATGATTTATTTGCATAAATCAAAAAAAGCCACTGCCATCGATTATCGAGAGACCGCAGCGAGTGCCGCGCACGCGAAAATGTTTTGGCAGGGCAGTGGCATTGACAAATTCGCCATACGTTATTCTGGTAAGGCCACCGCTGTGCCGGGAACGGTCGCCGGTTTACTATTGGCCCACGAGAAGTATGGCCGCCTGTCAAGACAAGAGGTGATGGCGCCAGCAATTCGTTTAGCGAAGTCTGGCTTCAAGGTCTCTTTTGCGCTCGAAGATTCTTTGAGGAAAGCAAAAAAACGGCTGATGCGGTGCGAGGTAAGCCGGAAAATATTTTTTCACGACAATGGCAAACCGTACAGCGCGGGCGAAATTATGAAGCGACCGGATCTTGCCTGGACCTTGACGGAGATCCAACGGTATGGCCGTGCGGGTTTTTATGAGGGCGCTGTTGCCGACAAATTTGTGGCGTCGATACGAGCCCATGATGGCCTCATTACCAAAGAAGACCTAAAGCGTTATCGCGCGGTGGAACGGACGCCGCTTGGGGCCGATTTTGGTGCGTTTCGAGTGTTAACCATGCCGCCGCCGAGTTCGGGCGGAGTGCACTTGCTCCAGATGCTCAAAGTGTTGTCCCACTTTCCCCTCAAAGCACTGGGACCGAATCGAGCAAGTACATACCAAATCATGATTGAAGCGATGCGTGTGGCCTATGCCGATCGAAGTCGTTATTTGGGCGATCCCGATTTTGTTCAGGTGCCCGTATCAAAACTGATTTCAGACGACTATGCGGAACGGATCGCAAAACACATAGAAAGGGGCAAGGCGAAAAAGTCAGAAGATATCCGACCCGGACAGTGGCTATCCCACGAAAGCCACGAAACCACACATTTTTCGGTCATCGATCGTGACGGTAACATGGTCGCGAACACGTATACGCTGAATTTCAGTTTTGGTTCAGGCCATACCGCGGAAGGCACTGGCATTTTGCTCAATAACGAGATGGACGATTTTGCTGCTAGGCCTGGGATTCCCAATGCCTATGGCCTGATCGGTAACGAGGCAAATGCCATTGCCCCCGGTAAACGGCCTTTGTCGAGCATGACTCCGACCTTGGTGTTGAAAAACAACCGGCCGTGGCTTGCCACAGGTTCTCCCGGCGGGAGCACTATTATTACCACTGTGCTGCAAGTGCTCCTAAATACCATGGTGCATAACATGAACATCGCGTCTGCGGTGGCGTGGCCGCGCATCCATCATCAGTGGTTGCCGGATAAGGTTTTTGTGGAGCCGACCATTAGTCAGGACACTGTGGAGAAACTTCGCACCATGGGCTACGACGTTGTTCGCAGAAAATCGTTAGGCGGTGCACAGTCAATCATGTTTGATGGCCAATATTTTTATGGGGCTCCGGATCCGCGAAAACCCGGCAGCGCGGCAATTTCGGTCGATTTGGTTCGATAA